AAATAGTATGAACGGAGGATTGACAATCCCAGAAATTGTACGAACAATATTCTCAAACATCGAATCCAGAGAAATTGATAAAATATACTCTCCAGATTGTCAATTTCTCCAATCCACTGGATTCAATCCTAAGAACCTAAAGAGCAACTAATGAGAAATAATATCCAATCCAAGATTGACTCAGGCTATACCTATGATGAACTGTTGAGTGAAGGACTAGCCAGCTTTGATGACATCGCCCGCTATGAATCCCAGTATTCCCTGTATGACGAAGATGGCGAACCAAAGTGGAAAAGGGTAAAAGTGAAGCAAAGAGTAAAACCAAAGATCCAAGCAATCAAACCCAAAAAAGAACCAGAAATTGACTTTGACTTCTAGAGAGCATTCACAATATGGAATTTAGACAGATTGACCTGAAGACAGGGCAAGAGTTAACCTTGCCGCCAAAAAACGTTGAGCATAGCTACCTCGAACTGAAGATTGGTAAAGACATCGAACCGAGTAAACTCGCTGTCGGCAAGATGTACGACGGTATCACCGAACGAGATGTCGAACGACTGCAAGAACAAGGATTACACATGATCCTTGCCAATGGTCGAAGTGCTTATTTTGGCGATCGCCAGATCGCTGAAAAGGTAAGCCAAGAAATCTTCACCAATCATAGTGATGCCGTCGCTTATGGCAGCTTGCCCGTCTCCGAAGCCAAGACCTCCATATTCAAAGAGCAAGCCAGAATCCTGATCATTGATGATGAAACCCTGAAGCAAGATTCAGATACAGGAACCTACCAAGCGGATTGGGGAAAGCAACCCATCACCCTCAGTAACGGGATTACCATCAGCGATAAAGCAATGGGGCTAATCGCCAGCAAACTCGGAGACTGCTATAGCCTGATTTCTCCAGACCTAGCCAACCAACTGCAAGCCGAATCCAATCGCCCATTTCAATATCGAGCCGCCGTACCTGAATGGCAGGGTGTGATTAAAGGCACATGCCGCACCAGTCTACTCTGCCAAGCCCTAGAAGTTGATGGCATTATCGCCAAATCGAGCATCAAAGGCGACAACAAAATCACCAGCACAGGTCTCCATGAAGTCAGCCTATTCTGGTCAAGAAAAGAAGACGCAAGATTCACCGAACAGAAACTAGGAACCCAAGCATTAGTCTTCTTCCCTGAAGGAGTCCAAGCGGATGTACTCCCAAAGCTGAAAATCAAAGCTGAACGCTTAGCTGAAGCTCAGTCCGACCCGCGCAAGGTGGCGCAACTGTATATAGAGCGTCATGAAAAGCGCCAACAGCAGAGACAAGAAGAAACAGGTGATCGTGCTAACATTACCCAAATCATCGAGCCAGAACTAGCACTGGAACTGGGATTAAGCCAACAAGAAAACACAATAGCCAATGAAATTGAACAAGAGCCATTAAATTCCCCTAACGAAGAATATCAAGATTGGCTGTATGACATCCTCAAAACCGACCTGATTGAAGGTGGTCATTGTCAGATCTTAGAAATGGAAGACATCGCCAAACGTCTGCGAGAATTCCTGCAAAGCGAATGGCAAGAAGTTGCCACAGGAGGCGTTTACGTCCCTAGTGGCATTGCTCAACCGCACAATCAACTGCAAGAAGGCGAAGTCAGTTTTACAGGACTACCCGACGGAGCCGAAGTTGCCATCTATCGCAGTCCCGTCGCCAATGCCGCCAACTTTGATGTATTTACGAATAACCTCACAGTTTTGCGAGAATTAGATCCCGAAGCCTATAGGCAGAGAGGAGTTTGTTATCTCAATCCTAATGACGCTAAAAGACTGGTCATCGACTTTGACGGCGATCGCGTAGGGATAATTCCTAGTCAATTATCCCCAGAACAGCAAGCCAGTTCCCAGAAAATTATCGAGCAGTATCCAACCCTAATCCAAGAGATTATCGACAAGAATCTGCCCGAGAACAAACCAATTCAAGTCGAAAAGGAAAAGAAGATTCCCCGCGATGCTGCCAATGGATTTGCCAGCCTAGCCAGTGCTGCGGTGAATGCCGCCGATAATCCCACAGGAAGGGTTGCCAATCTAGGCATGAGGTTAGAAGCCTTACGATGGGAAACGCAATATATCCCAGAAGCTGAAAGCAGCAAATACTTGCAAGACATTGGTAAACATTTCCAAAAGCTACTTGCGGAAGACCAAGATCCTAAGAAACCCTTTCGCATTCTCAATGACGAATGGCGCGACCAAATTACTGAGATTAGCCAAATCGCCAGTACCATCCAAAAACTACCCGAACCAGAAAAAGCGACTGCTGTAGCCCAAGGCTTAGCCAAAACCGAGAGACTGCTGTGGCAGTTAGAAAGCCTAGCCGCCGTGAACTTACAGCGTGCTGTGGATACTCCCAAAAGTGCCAGAAAAGTCAATGAAGACGAATTTCAATTCTGTCAGAAAGTCGCCAAATACAAACAGGTCGAGTGGATAAAAGACAAAGACAATAGCTATGCCTATATCGGTGCTGAAGGTATCAAAACCAATACTCAAGATCCCGTAGGCTGGATGGTGGAACAAGCCAATCAAATTTATAAGGAACATAGTTTGATTGGCGATCGCAATTACAATCGCTTTGACCATATCTTCCCCAAAGATAGCCATACAGCCGTAGATAGCGAATGGGCAAAGGGGATCGCCACGCACTACAACAAGCTCATCTCCGAAGCCGCCGCCAGTCGTAGTCGCCTAGAGCATGAAGAAGGTATCGCCCTCACTGCTACTTCTAGCAAAGGTAACAAAATCGAAATCGTCAGCGCGATCGCCACTGACCCCGATGGTGAGTCGCCAATCTGGGAAATCGCCCGCAAAGGAGAAACCGTCGATATCCAGATGGCAAAAAATAAGGACTGGAAGACCGAAAAGCAATATCCTTACAAGGCAGTCGCTCTAATTGACCAAAGCAAAATTGATGTGGGATTAATCTCACCAGCCACCCTAGCTGCCTATGGAAAAACCATCGAAAAGGACAAAATCTTTGGCAACCTGAAACTAGAATTCAAATTGGGAATCTCCAAAAATGACGTTGACGACAAATTTGCTGCCGCTGAGAAGTATCTAGAAACCCAACGCGATGCAATTCCAGACTCTGAACGCGAAAGACGAGCTGCCGCCCTATGGCATAACAACAATCGCGCGATCGCAAGCAAGATGTTTACCCAAGTCGTAGCCAATCGACTGCAAGAACTACAGGTAGAAAAAATCAAAGTAATTGGCTTGCAGTATGAAACCAACGAACTTAAAGATCGACAATGGCAACCCCATGAATCCCTAAATTGCAGGATGGCGATCGAAGCCAATCCCCACAGTCCCATCTATGACAAGAGAGTAATTCAAGTCCAAACAGGCGACCAATGGAAAAATATGGGCGTTGTCCACAATGACGCAGCCTATATGCCCATTGGCAGCCAATTTATTGCAAACATCAATATTTCCGCCAGCAAGAAAGATGCAGACTTAGAGATTGATAGAAGTACACTCAAACTACCTGAAATATGGCATGGACTATCACCAGAGCGAGTCAAAGAAGCAGTCAACCTTGATGCCATTGTGCCGCAATTAAAAGAAGCGATCGCCAAAGCCGCCGCCAATCAGCCAACCATGACCGAATTTGTGGCAAAACTTGCTGATGAGAACGGGGGACTCAAAGCGCAAGTTCAGACAGGCGGCAGAATCAACGGGATTACCTATCTCTACGAAGGGCAAGCCGTAAAAGCAAGCTTAATTGAAATGTCGTGGAAAAATCTCGCCATGATGGGCGTGAAATATGACCCAGAGCGAGATCGGGAAGCTCTCATGTCACCCATTACTACAGCTACAACCGAAACTAACACACCAGCAGAAAAACTGATGGATACCCCGAATCTCACCTTGCCATCAAATCCCCTTGCCAAGATCGAGACTCAATTGCGGGAATCAGTGCGTAGTCATTTTGGCAAGGACAAAGCAATGGCAGCGATCGCCACCCAATTTATCGGTAAAGCTGCCACACCAGAAACAGTTTATTCCAGTACGAGATTATATGAACAAGCTTGGGGAGAATTGGCGAATACAGGCAAATATAAATCTGAAGATGTGATCATGGTTAGTGGCTCGGGACCTTGGCGAAGAGAAGGAGACGAACGCACCAAACTACAGATTGAGCAAGATCTGTATCAAGTATTTACCAGCCATTACCAACCATTACTAGACCAAGCGATCGCCGCAGGCAGCCAAATATTAGTGGGCAATGCTAAAGGAACAGATCAGCTAGTAGTGGCGTATTTGCAAGAAAAAGGCTATGCGCTCAACTGGCAGCCCCAAGGCTATTACCAAGGTTCAACCCCACAGCAAGAAAAGCCCACACAGATTGAACAGCCAGTGACCATCACAGGCAAACCCGTCAAGATGGTTTATCCCCTCAAAATGTATGGAGAAGTGAATCCCTTACCAGTTGATAGCTGTATCGAAGCTATGCGCGGACATGGCAGATGTCATACAACGCGGAGATATGAACCCTATGCCGCCTATGGATTTAAGGAAGGCGACATAGCGATCGCGATCGCAGGAGAGCAAAAAGTCGCCTTTAAAGTAGGTAAACAGTACAAAATCACCCCAGAAATGCTGAATGATGCAGCCTATCAACAGCAATGGTCGCAGATGGAAAAACATAGCGCCAAGGAATTGACCACATTTCAAGGACATAGCAACACATGGGGAATGCACTTTCAGCCCTTGGGCGACTATGTGGATGGCAAGATCGTGCCATTCCCGACAGAACCTATCAAAGCCGATAACGGCATTGTTACCGATATTCAGCAACTAATGGAATGGAGTCGTACCGCCGAATATTTGGGCAAGAGCGAGAAATATATAGACCGAATTCAAGATCTGATAGCAGGCGAAAGTATCACCGAAAAAGCACAGCAAGCAATGCACAAGGATCATGACACATTAAGCCAGCACGTCGCATCGCAATGGCGAGAAATCTTGTCAATCAAAAGTGACTATGTAGAATCACAGGATGGCAACCTCGTATTTGAGCGCAAGGGCAGCGAAGGTAAATATCGAGCTATATGGGAACAGGCCACCGATACATTGACATTGGATAGTAAAGTCGTGAATCAAGGTAAATTCCAATATTCACCATTGTTAGTACAGCAGGGATTAGAGATCTCGCATAGCCAAGTAACTGTGAGAGATGCAAAAAACTGCGATCGCGCCCTACAGTTAATTGCAGAGAGTCAAAAGGTATATCAGGAATCTCGATAACACAGAGATCATGCCCAGATTCATAGTTTATTTAAAAGCAATAAGAGCGCTTACGCTTGAAGTCCATGACGATTGACGAATTAGGAAGAACAATCTTATGGAAGTAGCAATAAGTTCACTGACAGGCAGAACACAGGCGCAGGCATTCAGATCGAAATCGCGCTGTCTGAAGACGACCAAACAGCTAATTGACCTAGCTAAATCGATGAATGCAAGAATCACCGATTTAACAGACGGCACAAAAATATTGACCTTCAGAGATGGCACAAAGCGGACAATCCAAATCAAAGACCTGCTTCTCGACGCAGTACAAGCAAGCGTACAGGAACTAGGAGAATACCTTGCCCAACATCCAGACCAAATCTCCAAAGTAGATCCGAGCATCGTAGAAATGCTGACCTATGCCGAGTACTTCGTCAAAGCTGCCATGAACGAATACACCACAGACCCGCAACATTGCCGCGAAGTAGCGACAAGACATCTAGAAACCCTGTCCGAAGACTATCCCCAGATCTTCTCTAAAAAAAACGTAACGGCATCGCATTAAACATCAATCTAGCGATCGCGCTGAAATTCGATTGGAATAGCAAAGATCGCTAGAAACATTTACCAGCAACAGTAACAAGCATTAACCCCTATCAGGAAACCTATGAAAACTCAAACATTAACCAAGACTGCAATCGAAGCCGTCATTACCATCAGTCTGATTGCAATCATGGGACTATTGACCGCCCTCATCTACGCCCTACTATCATTGCTAGGGACTGAACCCACTAATCAATCCCTGCTAACTTCTCAGATAGAAGCACCAGAAACTACAGTCCAGAAACCAGCCACCATCAAAGCACGACCAGAAACAACAGCAGCTTTACCCTCAGCAAAAGCAGCTCCAAAACTAGATGCAGTCACAGAAGCAAAGACAGAGATCATTGCAAGCGCTACTACTAAACCTCTCACAAAAATGACCGTTCAAGAACTCAGACCCTTAGCCAGAGAGCGCAAAATCCCTAACTGGCGAAAACTGAAGAAGAAAGAACTACTTCTCTCCCTAACCACCTAAACAAGAAAAGCAAGCCCGTCAATGCAGATATCCATCAACGAATGAGATCTGCATTGACAAGCAAGAGAAGTAAGAAGAACGCTAGCGCGTAAAGTCCGCGAACGATTGTCAACAAAAAATAAAGTCAGGAGACTAAAACCATGGCACGTCAACTAAGATTCGATACCCCAGAAGAACTAGCCACAAAAATCATTGATAAACTGAATCCTGAAGAACTGCACGTCACTACCAGAGCCTTGATCGTCCATATCAACGAGCAGATTCCCATCAAGGAACTGGAAAAGACAGTAGCAGCTAGCAATGCAGTAGTTGAAACCAGCCGCAAATCCAAAGCCCGTAAACCACAAGTCAGCACAGACAAGATGTGGCTGTACCAAGCGAAGAAGGGATGGGCTTTGGCTAACATCAACCTGCCGATTGAGAAAGTGATTCAACGCTTGCAGAATCATTATGGCTGCAAGATTCTGGCAACCAAAGAACGCAAGATCAACTTTCTACCATCAAAGCCCACCACGATTGACGAACTGCAAAAGAATGGATTTGTCGTTTATCGTCAAGACCTGAACAAGAAAGCAGCCTAGTCCATCAACACCTAATAACCAAAAGCACCTAGATCGTCAGATCTAGGTGCTAAATCATTTTGAGCGTAAAAATAAAATGCTAACCATCGCCAAGACCAACCTCGCTACAGGAGAGATCGTCGATAACGAGATCCAATTTCGGGATACATTACTCGAAGCCCTGCATCCAGACATCAACCTCAGCATCGGCAACATTTCCAGCTACTTACAAAAGATCGCCAAAGCCGAAACCATCGCCAAAACCAGCAAATCCGCTAGCAAACGCAGCACCGCCGCCAAAAGCATCACACCCCTCAAGAAACAAGCGATCGCCGCCTTAACCAAAGGAATAGACAAATACCAACTAGCAGGAGCATCGGGAGCCAGAAAACATGGAGACTTCTTCTTCAGTCAAGGACTCAACCCCTTTGCCACCTATTTCCCCAGTGCGATGGGACAAATCAACTACGGCTCCATCCTGATGACCGAATGCCTGAAAATCTATAGCATCGAACAAGTAACCATCCTGATTGTCCAAGACAAAGAACATCGCACCGATGACTGTCACGGCAAGATCGGTCATGAATTTCTCAACCAACTGCGCCAAAGCCAAGACTTTCTCATCCCAGCCAACACCCCATTCCAGTTTCGAGCAGGAATCGCCAATCAATGGGTCGCCAAAGGAACCTTGCAACTCAGCCTAAACTGTCCCAAAGGAATCGACCTAATCCTCCCCCTATCCTGCTTCAAAGGACATAAACCCGAACTTGGTATCCATAAACTAGCCAACCTAAAACTAGGCATCGTCAACTTCGCCCAAAAGCGGCGAGTCAAAACCTCCTACACCGTTTGGCAATGGTTTAGCCAACAAGCGATCGCCCAAGATGTCTTACCCACCACCCAACAGAAAGCCGAAACCCTAGTCGCCGCCCAATCAGACATCAAACAACTCTGCCAACTGGTACAAACAGAGCAATGGGTCAAAGTAGACGATCCAGAAGAAGCAAGTAACGAAGAAGAAGCCGATGGCAAAATCCTATCGGAAATCCTCAAACATGACATTCACGGACAACTGCTAGAACATCCCTACGTGGTGCGAAAGATTGAAGACCTAGTAAGACGACGTTGGTTAACCCTAGCCACCAGTGGCGGTATTAACTTCTCTAGCTTCATGGCGCAGCCCTATCCCGAACTAGGAGAACTAGAAATGTGCATCCCTGAAATGCCCGAAGGCGAATATGTCGGATTCCGCTATCCCATCCGCGATCGGAACGACCTACAGATCTGGACAAACAAACATATCAAAGGCTTAAACCAACAGGGAACCATGTATGTCAATCCAGACATCGCCCGTGACTATTGCGGCATGGACTTTGATGGCGATACCTTCTGCGTGAAATCAGTCCAGAAATTACCAGCGATCGCCAAGGAAATCCGCCAGCACCACATCAAACCCACCACCTACAAACCCGACAAAGTACCCGTGCAAGGCACATTAGCCGAAGTCGCCCTTAGATCCACCGAAAACCAAATTGGATTGATTACCTATTACCTAGCCACTGCATGGGCTACAGGCAACCATCAGTACATCGCAGGCTTAGCCCAAGAAGTCCAAGTTGCTGTAGATCGGCTCAAATCCGACCTCAGCCATAATCAAAACTTTCTAGATGAAGTGGGCAAAAGCATACCGAAACTGGATTGGCTGCTCGATCGCAAGCAGCAAGGAGTCTATGGCAGCTACTACGACCCAAAACAGCGATGCAAACAACCAGCTAGACCTATGCAAGCAAGTGGCGAATACCAAGACGCAATCTCATTCCTGATTCAAGCTGTAAATGCCATCTGGCAACCTGTAGATTTACACGAACGCACCCTCCTTGAATTCCGCGAACTATTCATCAAGCCAAGTGAAACCCTCTACAAAAGAGCGATCGCTCGTCGCGATGAATATACCAGCAAGATTAGGGAAGCGATGAAATTATCAAGCGAGAAAGAATCCCGCAAGAAAATCCTGAGAGCCGCAGTGCAATGGGCGAAAGGCTTAGGCGATAAACTACGCAACAAAAGCGAGAAAAACGCTCAAACCTGCGCCGCCGCCATGTGGCAAGCCAGTCACAACGGCGATCATGGTACGGCAAGCGTAGTCTTCAATATGTTCCTACCAGAGATCTGCGATCGGCTCCATGACAACCAATTGATGCGACTGCAAATTGTCGGCGCACAGTATGGAGAACTAGCATCAACCAAATGGACAGGCAATGGAGAACATGCTTGTATCCCCATCGTTGTATCACAACGCCAAGAAGATGGCAGATATCAGATAGAAGTCATCCGTAAAAGCAGGAAAAAGCCATACCTGTTAGGACTCGTCGCCAAAGACTCCGCCAAAGTATTGGTGGGAGAATATACAGCCTCACTGACCACACAGCACAAGACAATAGTTTGCGAATTGGTCGCTGCTTAACAGTCAAGCGATAAAAGGCAAAGATAACGATTTCTAAACCAAATATCTGAAAAAGGACACGACAGCTTTAGTTGTGTCTTTTTTCCTTTTTTTATAGCTATGGCTAGCGCTTGTTCGCAAGAACAAAAACTAGGAAAAAAGCCAACCATGTACCAACCCATATTTGAGATCACACCAGAAATCGAGCAGCATTTTGATAGTCCATTGCGAGTAAAGGCAGAAGCCACAGTCGAAGCGATCGCCCTCAGTAAATCAATGTCATCGGCAACAGCAGAACAACAGGTAGAACTCGCGAAAGCATCGGGATGGGGCACACTCACTGATATCTGGGTGAAAGCCAATCATCAAGGCAACACATGGCAGCATCGATGCCATGAAAAACTAAGTCAATTATTGACACAGACTGAAATCCAAGCTGCCAAATCCGCAACCGCAACCGCTTACCAAACGAGCTTTGAAGTAATCCGCGCCATGTGGGATATCCTCAACGATATCGGTTTCACAGGTGGAGCGATCGTCGAACCAGCGTGTAACACTCTATCGTTTATGGGATGTCAGCCCGCGCTGATGAGGGAGCGATCTCAATGGGTTGGTATAGAACTAGACCCAATCTTTGCTCAAATTGCGAGATTGCTATACCCAGAAGCGCTGATTTACGCTCAAGGATTTGAGACAGTAAGCCTAAGTGACAACAGTTTTGACCTAGCGATCGGGAATGTCCCCTTTGGCAATTACAAACTCTACGATCCGCGCTACGCG
This portion of the Pseudanabaena sp. ABRG5-3 genome encodes:
- a CDS encoding N-6 DNA methylase, which codes for MYQPIFEITPEIEQHFDSPLRVKAEATVEAIALSKSMSSATAEQQVELAKASGWGTLTDIWVKANHQGNTWQHRCHEKLSQLLTQTEIQAAKSATATAYQTSFEVIRAMWDILNDIGFTGGAIVEPACNTLSFMGCQPALMRERSQWVGIELDPIFAQIARLLYPEALIYAQGFETVSLSDNSFDLAIGNVPFGNYKLYDPRYAHLNLSIHNYFLAKCADLVRENGLIALITSCFTLDGSNTSFRRYLASKLELVTAIRLPDIAFKKFANTEVVADILIFRKLTETEQRATNQKNYKYPDWVKTVPSGKHTVNQEPIIINQWFVEAA
- a CDS encoding Rho termination factor N-terminal domain-containing protein, which codes for MKTQTLTKTAIEAVITISLIAIMGLLTALIYALLSLLGTEPTNQSLLTSQIEAPETTVQKPATIKARPETTAALPSAKAAPKLDAVTEAKTEIIASATTKPLTKMTVQELRPLARERKIPNWRKLKKKELLLSLTT